CTCGACGAGGCGGCCGCCGCGCGGCTCGCCGGCGGCCTCGCGGGGCGCCCGGCGCGGGTGCGCGGCGTCGAGGAGAAGCGCTTCTCGTCCTCGCCGAAGCCCCCCTTCACGACCTCGACGCTGCAGCAGGAGGCGGGGCGCAAGCTGGGCATGACGGCCCGCCGCGCGATGGAGAGCGCGCAGCGGCTCTACGAGAACGGCTTCATCACCTACATGCGCACCGACAGCGTCAAGCTCTCGGACCAGGCCGTGTCCGCGGCCCGGGCGCTGGTGCAGTCGCGCTACGGCGGCGAGTACCTGCCGGAGCGCCCGCGCTCCTGGGAGGCGAAGTCGCGCAACGCGCAGGAGGCGCACGAGGCGATCCGGCCCGCCGGGGAGCGGTTCCGCGACCCGGACGAGGTCGAGCGGGAGATCGGCGGCGGCGACGCGCGCCTCTACGAGCTGATCTGGAAGCGCACGGTCGCCTCGCAGATGAAGGACGCGCTGCTCAAGTCCGTGGCGGCGACGTTCGACGCGGCCCTCGCGGGCGACGGCGCCGGCGTCGCGAAGGCGGCCGAGCTGGTGGCGCGCGGCAAGACCGTCCTCTTCGACGGCTTCCTGCGCGCCTACATCGAGGGCGCGGACGAGCCGGAGGCGGGCGCCGAGGGCGAGCGCGAGGCCACGCTCCCGCCGCTGGCGGCCGGCGACGTGGCGCAGGTGGCGGAGGCGCGCCCCGCCGGCCATCGCACGAAGCCGCCGGCGCGCTACACGGAGGCCGGCCTCGTGCAGAAGCTCGAGGAGCTGGGCATCGGGCGCCCCTCGACCTACGCGAGCATCATCGGCACCATCCTCGACCGCGAGTACGCCGTCAAGCGCGGGCCGGCGCTCGTGCCGACGCCGGTCGCCTTCGCGGTCGTGCAGCTCATGGAGCGGCTGGCGCCGACGCTCGTCGACTACTCCTTCACCGCCGAGATGGAGGACCGGCTCGACGCGATCGCCCTCGGCGGGCTGCAGCGGCAGGCTTTCCTCGACGAGTTCTACCGCGGCGACCGGCCGGGCCTGCACGCGATCGTCACCGAGCATGCCGCCGAGATCGACCCGAAACAGATCGGCACGATCGCGCTCGGCGAGCACGAGGGGCGCGCCATCGCGCTGCGCGTCGGGCGCTTCGGCCCGTATCTCGAGTGGGGGGAGCAGCGGGCGAGCGTCCCCGAGGGGCTCGCCCCCGACGAGATCACCGTCGCGAAGGCGCTCGAGCTGCTGGCCGCCGCCAGCCAGGGCGAGGAGCCCATCGGGCACGCCCCGGACGGGACCGCGGTGTACCTGCGCACCGGCCGCTTCGGCCCTTACGTGCAGCTCGGCGAGGACGACGGCGACAAGAAGCACAAGCCGAAGCGCGCATCGCTCTTCAAGTCGATGGACCCGCGCCGGGTGACCCTCGAGCAGGCGCTGCAGCTGCTCTCGCTGCCGCGCGAGCTGGGCGTGGCCGCGGACGGCGGGACCGTCGTGGCGCGCTCCGGCCGCTTCGGCCCCTACCTCGAGAAGACCGTCCCGGGTGCCGAGAAACCCAAGACACGCAGCCTCGCGAGCGAGGAGCAACTGCTCACCGTGACGCTCGCGGAGGCCGAGGCGCTGTTCGCGGTGCCCAAGCGCGGGCGGGGGCGCGGCGCGGCGCGCGAGCCCCTGCGCGAGCTGGGGACGGACCCGGTCAGCGGCGCGCCGGTCGTGGTGCGCGACGGGCGCTACGGCGTCTACGTGACGGACGGGACGACGAACGCGACGCTGCCCAAGGGCACGAGCGTCGAGGAACTGACGCTCGGCGAGGCCGCGCGCCTGCTGGCGGCGCGCCGCGAGGCCGCCCCGGCGAAGAAGCGGGCCGGCGGCCGGCGGCGCGCAAAATAGGCGGCCGCCCTACTTCGCCACGCCTTCGATCACCCGCTCCTGGCCCTTGACCTTGTAGGTGATCTTCACCGCGGTTCCCGGCACCAGCGCGTCGAGCGCGGCCTGCAGTTCCGTGGCGTCCTTCACGGGCTTGCCGTTGAGGGTGAGGAGCGGATCATCCTTGGACTGCTCCTGCGCCTGGGTGCCGCCGGCACCCATCTTCATGCCGCCTCAGCCGGACATCGCCCCCTGGACCGTCGCGACCGTGATCCCCGCCGCGGCGAGGCTCGCGATGCTGACCCCGGCGAGATACTTCTTCAGCTCCCGTCCCTCCATGGCGCCCCTCCTCGGTTGTGCCCGGCGATCGCCTGCCGATCGGTTGTGATCCATGGATAGGCCGGGTGCCCCGGCCTGTCAAGCGGAATGGCGGAGGAACGTCCCCGCGCGGTACTCGCGGAAGGCGGTCTCCAGCTCCTCCTGGGTGTTCATGACGATCGGGCCGTACCAGGCCACCGGCTCGCCGATCGGCTCGCCCGAGACGAGCAGGTAGCGGCAGCCCCGCGGGCCGGCCGCTGCGGCCACGGTTCCCTTCCCCTCGAACAGGACGAGCTGCCCGGCGTCGACGCGCCCGGAGCCGGCGAACGCCGCCTCCCCGTCCACCACGTAGGCGAAGCAGCGGTGGCGCGCCGGCACGACGTGGACGCAGGTGGCGCCCGGGGTGGCGACGGCGTCGAGGTAGGCGGCGTCGACGACGAGGTCGCGCACCGGGCCGTGCACGCCGCCGGCCTCGCCCGCGATGAGCCTGACGCTCACCCCGCGGGCCAGCTCGATGACCGGGATGTCCGCCGCGACCAGCCCGCGGTAGCGCGGCGCCATCATCTTGTGCTTCGCGGGGAGGTTGACCCAGAGCTGGAAGCCGCTGAGCACGCGATCGGGGGGCGCCTTGGGCATCTCCTGGTGGATGATGCCGCCGCCGGCGGTCATCCACTGCACGTCCCCCGGGCCGATCGTGCCGCCGTTGCCGAGGCTGTCGCCGTGCTCGACCAGCCCGCGGTCGAGGTACGTCACGGTCTCGATGCCGCGGTGCGGGTGCCACGGGAAGCCCGGGAGGTAGTCCGCGGGGTCCGCGCTGCCGAAGTCGTCGAGCAACAGGAAGGGGTCGAGCCGCGGCACCTGCTCGTTGCCGAAGACGCGGTGCAGGCTGACGCCCGCCCCCTCCAGCGTCGGCCGGCTCCGCCAGATGTCGGCCACGCTGCGCTTCGCGGTCACGGCTGCTGTCCTCCCTCCCCGCCCCGATGCGCGCGACGGACCTCGCGCGGCTACTTGAGGACCTGCCCGAGGAACATCCTGAGCTCCTCCCACGAGGCGCGGTCGGCCTCGGCGTTGTACGCGAGCGGCAGGTTGAACTTCTTGCCGTACTCGTCCGCGTCCGGGTTCGTGAAGCTGTGCTTCGCCCCCGGGTACGCGATGAAGGTCATGTCGGCCTTCGCGTCCGCCATCTCCTGCTTGAAGGCGGCGACCGCCTCCGGCGGCACGAAGGTGTCGTCGGCGCCGTGCATCACGAGGAGCCGCGCCTTGATCCCGCCGGGCGCCGCCTTGTAGACCGGGGCGAGGCTGCCGTGGAAGCTCGCGACCCCCTTGAGGTCCAGCCCGGCGCGAGCCATGTTCAGCACGACGCCGCCGCCCATGCAGTAGCCGATGGCGGCGATGCGCCCCGCGTCCGTCTGCGGCTGCGCCTTGAGGAACTCGAGCCCGGCGAGGAACCGCGCCTTGGTGGTCTCGGGGTCCTTCGTCAGCTCGCCCGCGAACTTGCCCGCGTCGTCGGGGTGCGCCGCGGTCTTCCCGTCGCCGAACATGTCCACGGCCAGCGCGGCGTAGCCGAGTTCCGCGAGCATCCGGGCGCGGCGGCGCGTGTAGTCGTTGAGCCCCCACCACTCGTGGACGACGAGCACGCCGGGGCGCTTGCCTTCCAGCGCGGAGTCGTACGCGAAGTACCCCCTGAGCGTGGTCGTCCCGGAGGCGTACTGCACCTCGCGCCCTTCGATGACGGCCGCGCGCGCGGTCATCGCGGACGCGACGGGCGCGACGACCGCCGCGACCAGCGCGAATACCAGCAGATGCCTCGTCGTCATGGCGTCCCTCCCGGCCCCGTGGCGGGACCACGTGAGAGGGGGCGGCGCCGCCGACCCCGGCGCCGCCCCGAGAGTGATCGTATCGCCCTACCGGCCCTGATCGTGGGGAACCGTCACCGTGGCCGTGTGCGTCGTGACGTTGCCGCTGGCGTCCTGCACCTCGTACGTGACGGTGTAGACCCGGCCGTCCCCGCCCCCGGCGCGCTCGGCCCGCACCTGGAACTCGCGGTCGTCGGTGCCGGCCGCGACGCCCTGGACATCGTTCACCGTGTTGCCGTCGCCCCGGCCGTTGTCCGGCTCGTCGCTGACGACGGAGACCAGCCGGACCGCCGGCGCCGCGTCGCAGGCGTCCCGCACGACGATCGTGGCCCGGATGGTCACCAGCCTGTGGTTCGGCGGCCAGAGCACCGCGGGCGAGAGCGTCACGGTGAACACCGGCGCCGTCGTGTCCCTGACCGTGACCTTCTGGCTGTCGCTGGCGCTGTTGTCGAAGTTGTCCACCGCGGTCCAGAGCACCGTCGTCATACCCAGCGGGAAGAGCGCCGGCGCGTCGTTCGTGACGGTCACCGCGTCGTCGCAGACGTCGCTGACCACCGGGGTGCCCAGGTCCACCGGCGTGCCCAGCGGCGAGGTGCACTCGGCGACCACATCGGGCGGCGCGTCGATCGACGGCGGCGTCGTGTCGACCACCGTCACCAGCTGCGCGTCCGTCCCGCTGTTGCCGCTGGCGTCCGTGCCGGTCCACGTCACCGTCGTCGTGCCGAACGGGAAGATGGCCGGGGCGTTGTTCGTCACCGCGGGCGCCGCGTCGCACAGGTCGGCCGCGACCGCGAGCCCGAGCAGCGGCGAAGCGCCGGCCGGCGAGGTGCACTCCACCGCGGGCAGATCGGGCGGCGCGGTGACCACGGGGGGCTTGGTGTCGGTCACGGAGAGCGGCCCCGAGAGCGCAAAGAAGACGTTGCCGAGCGCGTCGAGCCTGACTCGCGCCGCGGCCGTGAGCGAGGTCGGCACGGTGATGGACTCCGCGCCGTCGTTGGGGGTCGACGCGAGCAGCTCGCTGAAGGTCGCGCCCCCGTCGGCGGAGAACAGCGCGCGCACGTCCGCGGCGACGGAGCCGCCGCCGACCTGCCAGGCCAGCGGCGCGACATCGCCGCACTCGAGCGTGGCGCCGGACGCCGGCGCGGTCAGCAGGAAGGGCTCGCCGCTGACGGTGAGCGTGAGGCCGTCATGGTTCACGCCACCGCCGCCGGCGCGGTTGTCGCGGGCGGTGACCCGGAACGTCAGCGTCCGGTCGACCTCGGGCAGCCGCTCCCAGGGGCTCGGCGTGCCGGCGAGCAGATCGGCCAGCGCGGGGAAGGTCCGCGCCGGCGCCGGCACCGGCGGGCGCGAGCGGAAGAGCGGGCCGTCCGCCATGTTCGGCGGCGGCGTGGCGGCGCCGAGGTCGAACTGCTCCCAGCAGTAGCTGAGCGCGTCGCCGTCGGCATCGGTCGCCGTCGCGGTGAGCGTGAACGGCGTCGCGCGCGGGATCGTGAAGCCGGGCCCCGCGGCGACCAGCGGCGGGTTGTTGCCCGTCGGCGTCTCGACGCCGCAGGCCGCGCCCGCGCCGTCGCGGAAGGCGGTGATCTCGTCGAAGCTCGCGGTGTGGAAGTAGGCGTCGGCCTGCGCCTGCACGTCCTCGGCGCCGCAGCGGCCGGCCAGCCCCATGATCGTCGAGCCGCTGCCCGGCTCGTACGCGGTCGCGGCGTCGCGGCCCGTGGCGCCGCAGCCGTCCGTCGTGCCGTTGAAGGTGTGGTGCGCGCCCATCTGGTGGCCGACCACGTGCGAGAAGACGTCGACGTCGAAGGGGTCGCCGACGGGGTTCGGCAGCGCGGTCGCGCCGCGCGCCTTGAGACCGTCGGCGCAGGTCACCCCGATCCCGGCGAGGCCGGCGGCCGGGCCCGCCGTGACGATGTGCCCGATGTCGTAGTTGGCGGCCCCGACATTCGCGTCCAGCTCGGCCTGGTTCTGGCCCAGGAGGGCGTCGTCGACCACGCTGCCGGTCGGGAACGGGTCGGTCGCGGGGTCGGTGAAGATGCGCGTCGCGGCGATGACGAAGCGCACGGCGACCTCCGGCTCGTAGATGCCGGTGGCGCGGTTCACCGTCGTCACGATCTGCGCGGCGGCGTTGGCCTCGCCGCCGAAGAAGGTCGTGTACTCGCCCGTCGCCGTGATCGCCAGCCGGTAGGTCCGGAGGCGGTCACCCGAGGGGGCCGCGGGCACGATGGCGAGCGCGAGAGGCCCGCCGCCGTCCAGGGTGCCGCACGCGAACGGCCGCGGGGCCAGGCCCTGCTTGCGGACGCTGCGATAGGCGCGGCCGGCCGGGTCGACGAGGACCGTCCCGCTCCGCGAGATGATCTGCGCGTGGAAGCCCAGCGGCGTCACGTCGAGGCGCGCCGTGGCCGCCGGATCGTCGACGCCCTGGCCGCGGTAGGTCCTGATGGAGCGGTAGCGCTGCGCCAGCGCGGGCGAGAGGATCGGCGAGCGCTCGATGCGGAACCGGGCGAAGGCGCCGCCCGGCAGCGGCAGGCTCAGCACGGGCCGCCGCGCGCCCGCCACCGTCTCGGACGGAGCCGCGGCGAGGATGCGGTTGAGCGCCCGCGTGTCCAGCGAGAAGGCCCGTCCCCCGGGGACGCTGGCCGCCCCCGGCCGCAGCGTCCAGACGCCGTCGGGAGAGCGCTTCGCTGGCTTCGCCGCCTCAGCCGGGCCCGGCAGCGCCAGGCCCCCAAGGCAGACTGCGCCCAGCACGAGTGCGGGCACCACGTTGAACAGACATCTCCGGCGTTTCATGTCCGACTCCTCCTTGGTGGCTGCGCGCGTGAAAAGAAAGGCCCAATGCCTTGCCGCACGAACACGCTCTCCCTCGACGACGTCCCTGGACCGTGACCGGTGACTAGAGGGAAGGTAAGAATGCCCGCCGGGACTGTCAAGTGAGGGTGATCACCCCATCCGGGGGATCCGGCCCGCCCGCGCGGACCCCGTCAGCGCCGCAGCGTCCAGGTCGGCTTCACGTCGTCGCGGCAGCGCAGCTCCAGCACCCTGCCGGTGGCCGGATCGACGTCCGCGCTGATCGGTGCCGCGGCCACGCGCAGGGTGTGGAACTGCAGGCGACGCACGCCCCCCGCCTCCTCGCTCTTCTCCGGGGCGCCGAGGGCCCGGACGAGGTCGGCCTCCGAGGCCCCGGGGGCGATCTTCGGGCAGGCCTTCAGGTTGCGGTGCCCGAAGGGGTCCTCCGCGCGCAGCGACCGGTCGTACCAGAAGGTCCAGCCCCAGAGCGCCAGGCAGATGACGATCGCCGCAAACGCGAAGTACTTCACGGGCGCTCCTCGGGCTCTGAACTCATCACCGCGGCATCAGCGCGAACACACCCCAGCCCAGGTATTCACGCGTGTAAGCGGCGTGGCGTTCGGGCTCCGAGGTCAGTTGGGCCCGAACATCTTTCGCCAACTCGTCGTCGGGATTGGCTTCAAGCCATCGGCGCATGGTGAGCCATTTTGCCGCCTCGTATCTGTCCCAGCCGTCCTGGTCAGCCAGAACCATTTCAACGACATCATAGCCAAGGCGGCCGAAAGACGCGAGAAGTTCTGGAAGCACGAGAAAGTCGCGGATTGAGTTGGCGCGGCACCCCTTGGCAACATCTTCCGTCGGCGGCAACTGCCTCCAGTAAGGCTCGCCTATGAGGATGATCCCTCCGGCGCGCAGGCTCCGCGCCAGAAGCTCGATAGTGCCGGCGACTCCCCCGGCGATCCAAGTGGCACCGACACAGGCCGCCACACCGGCCTTGTCGTCCGAGACGTAGCCGGCAGCATCACCATGGATGAACGTGACTTGATCGGCAACGCCGAGTTCCTCAGCGCGAAGTCTCGCTTGCTCGGTAAACAACTGGCTCATGTCGATGCCGATGCCGATGATTCCGTGATCGCGTGCCCAGGTACACAGCATCTCCCCCGAACCGCTGCCGAGATCGAGCACGCGGGTCCCCGCTTCCAGACGCAACGCCGCGCCGAGAGTGGCGAGCTTTTCTGGAGTGATCGGGTTGTGGATGCGGTGAGCACTCTCAGTGATGTTGAAGATCCGT
The genomic region above belongs to bacterium and contains:
- a CDS encoding DNA topoisomerase, which gives rise to LDEAAAARLAGGLAGRPARVRGVEEKRFSSSPKPPFTTSTLQQEAGRKLGMTARRAMESAQRLYENGFITYMRTDSVKLSDQAVSAARALVQSRYGGEYLPERPRSWEAKSRNAQEAHEAIRPAGERFRDPDEVEREIGGGDARLYELIWKRTVASQMKDALLKSVAATFDAALAGDGAGVAKAAELVARGKTVLFDGFLRAYIEGADEPEAGAEGEREATLPPLAAGDVAQVAEARPAGHRTKPPARYTEAGLVQKLEELGIGRPSTYASIIGTILDREYAVKRGPALVPTPVAFAVVQLMERLAPTLVDYSFTAEMEDRLDAIALGGLQRQAFLDEFYRGDRPGLHAIVTEHAAEIDPKQIGTIALGEHEGRAIALRVGRFGPYLEWGEQRASVPEGLAPDEITVAKALELLAAASQGEEPIGHAPDGTAVYLRTGRFGPYVQLGEDDGDKKHKPKRASLFKSMDPRRVTLEQALQLLSLPRELGVAADGGTVVARSGRFGPYLEKTVPGAEKPKTRSLASEEQLLTVTLAEAEALFAVPKRGRGRGAAREPLRELGTDPVSGAPVVVRDGRYGVYVTDGTTNATLPKGTSVEELTLGEAARLLAARREAAPAKKRAGGRRRAK
- the sbtA gene encoding SbtA family thio(seleno)oxazole RiPP natural product precursor gives rise to the protein MEGRELKKYLAGVSIASLAAAGITVATVQGAMSG
- a CDS encoding pirin family protein, which gives rise to MTAKRSVADIWRSRPTLEGAGVSLHRVFGNEQVPRLDPFLLLDDFGSADPADYLPGFPWHPHRGIETVTYLDRGLVEHGDSLGNGGTIGPGDVQWMTAGGGIIHQEMPKAPPDRVLSGFQLWVNLPAKHKMMAPRYRGLVAADIPVIELARGVSVRLIAGEAGGVHGPVRDLVVDAAYLDAVATPGATCVHVVPARHRCFAYVVDGEAAFAGSGRVDAGQLVLFEGKGTVAAAAGPRGCRYLLVSGEPIGEPVAWYGPIVMNTQEELETAFREYRAGTFLRHSA
- a CDS encoding dienelactone hydrolase family protein, whose amino-acid sequence is MTARAAVIEGREVQYASGTTTLRGYFAYDSALEGKRPGVLVVHEWWGLNDYTRRRARMLAELGYAALAVDMFGDGKTAAHPDDAGKFAGELTKDPETTKARFLAGLEFLKAQPQTDAGRIAAIGYCMGGGVVLNMARAGLDLKGVASFHGSLAPVYKAAPGGIKARLLVMHGADDTFVPPEAVAAFKQEMADAKADMTFIAYPGAKHSFTNPDADEYGKKFNLPLAYNAEADRASWEELRMFLGQVLK
- a CDS encoding zinc-dependent metalloprotease family protein, with translation MKRRRCLFNVVPALVLGAVCLGGLALPGPAEAAKPAKRSPDGVWTLRPGAASVPGGRAFSLDTRALNRILAAAPSETVAGARRPVLSLPLPGGAFARFRIERSPILSPALAQRYRSIRTYRGQGVDDPAATARLDVTPLGFHAQIISRSGTVLVDPAGRAYRSVRKQGLAPRPFACGTLDGGGPLALAIVPAAPSGDRLRTYRLAITATGEYTTFFGGEANAAAQIVTTVNRATGIYEPEVAVRFVIAATRIFTDPATDPFPTGSVVDDALLGQNQAELDANVGAANYDIGHIVTAGPAAGLAGIGVTCADGLKARGATALPNPVGDPFDVDVFSHVVGHQMGAHHTFNGTTDGCGATGRDAATAYEPGSGSTIMGLAGRCGAEDVQAQADAYFHTASFDEITAFRDGAGAACGVETPTGNNPPLVAAGPGFTIPRATPFTLTATATDADGDALSYCWEQFDLGAATPPPNMADGPLFRSRPPVPAPARTFPALADLLAGTPSPWERLPEVDRTLTFRVTARDNRAGGGGVNHDGLTLTVSGEPFLLTAPASGATLECGDVAPLAWQVGGGSVAADVRALFSADGGATFSELLASTPNDGAESITVPTSLTAAARVRLDALGNVFFALSGPLSVTDTKPPVVTAPPDLPAVECTSPAGASPLLGLAVAADLCDAAPAVTNNAPAIFPFGTTTVTWTGTDASGNSGTDAQLVTVVDTTPPSIDAPPDVVAECTSPLGTPVDLGTPVVSDVCDDAVTVTNDAPALFPLGMTTVLWTAVDNFDNSASDSQKVTVRDTTAPVFTVTLSPAVLWPPNHRLVTIRATIVVRDACDAAPAVRLVSVVSDEPDNGRGDGNTVNDVQGVAAGTDDREFQVRAERAGGGDGRVYTVTYEVQDASGNVTTHTATVTVPHDQGR
- a CDS encoding class I SAM-dependent methyltransferase, which encodes MDIPRIFNITESAHRIHNPITPEKLATLGAALRLEAGTRVLDLGSGSGEMLCTWARDHGIIGIGIDMSQLFTEQARLRAEELGVADQVTFIHGDAAGYVSDDKAGVAACVGATWIAGGVAGTIELLARSLRAGGIILIGEPYWRQLPPTEDVAKGCRANSIRDFLVLPELLASFGRLGYDVVEMVLADQDGWDRYEAAKWLTMRRWLEANPDDELAKDVRAQLTSEPERHAAYTREYLGWGVFALMPR